ATGCCCTACGATGAAGGGCCAACAACAATCGATGGCACCTACAACCGGACTATTCATGTGGACGACACCTCCACGGACGGCACGGTGCCCGCCGGCGTGTATCGCATTAAAGTGACCATTTCCTGGACAGACGACAAGAAAATGGCCCGTTCGGTGGATTATTACACCTATAAAACGATACAGTAAGACGTGGCGACGTATGAGAAAAATCGTTTTGGCGCTGGCTTTGACGCTCCTACCTGTTTCGACTTACCCAACACCGGCAGCCCCGTCCAGAATTTGTTTTTCTCAAAGGCCCATTCAAATGGAAAAATCGGAGGCGCGACTGGAGCAGCAGAAATCGAAATGGGCGCCAAACGGAATGAAGGTTCTGATCATCCACGGCAAAAGGCGCCTGGTGGAACGGCAAGGGGTGCCGCCGGTGGAAAAACGAGAAATTGTTCCGATACTAAAAGAGGGCGTATGAAAATCTTGAAAGAACAGGCGGGCGTCACCATGATGGAGCTGGTCATCGTGGCCGTGGTCATCGGCTTGATGTCGGCTTTGGCCGTGCCGAGCTTTTTGAACTATTCCTCGAAGATGGAAGCAAAGTCCACGGCCCGCAACATCGTCTCCACCCTGCGGCAGGCCCGTTCCAAGGCGATTTCCGAACGGGTGAAGTACGGCGTCTTTTTCGACGTGGGCAACCGGCGCTACACCTATTTCAAAGAGAAAAGCGGCAACGAACAGTATGACTCCGGAACCGATTCGCTGATAAGCCAAGTCACGCTGGACCGGGATGTCAATTATGGCGGAAACACGTTTACCAACACAACGGTGGTTTTTAAAACCGACGGCAGCGCCTCCTCTTCCGGAGACATGCAGATCGTTCCCGCCGCCGGGGGGTTCACCTATAACATCAACGTTTTGGCTTCCACCGGCCGGATCAAGCTTACGGACTAACCGGCAGGCCAAAAAGGGGTTAATATTTTTGGGGGGCAGTCGATAATAGAAGTGTAGTCCTTTTCCGACACGTCGGAAAAGGAAGGGGGAAAACGATGAACATCTTGCGCAAACCGAAAATCACGACCGGGTTGGACATCGGCGCCAGCTCCATCAAGCTGGTGCAGCTCGAGAAAAAAACCGACGGCTACATCCTGCGGGGTTTGGGAATCAAGGAAGTGCCGGCGGAAGCGCTTGTGGCCGATGAAATCAAAGACCGGGACACGCTGATTTTCAACATCCAGAGCCTGGTGGATCAGGTAAACCCAAAAACCAAGGATGTGGTGATTTCCATTTCCGGCCACGGGGTGATCACGGACAAAATTTCCATCGACAAAAAAACCGGCAGCGAGGCGGAGCAGGCAATCCTGTTCGAGGCCGAGCAGCGGGCCCCCTTCGACGTGGAAGACGTGACGATGGACTACCACATTATAAGCACAAACGAGGAGACCAGCAAAATGGACGTTTTGCTGGTGGCCGCCCGGCAGGAATTTTTGAAGAATTACCTCGATTTGCTGAACGACACCGGACTGCGGCCGGTCGTCATCGACACGGACGCCTTTGCCGTTCTGAACGCCTACGAAATCAACTATGACATCGATCCGAACCGGGTCTTGGCCCTGGTCAACATCGGGTTCGACACGACCAACGTCATCTTCGTGAAGGACAAATTATATCACTCCACGCGCGACGTGGGGGCCGGCACCCGGCTGATTTACGACACCATCCAGAAAGAGTTCCGGCTGAACCACGAGCTGGCGACCAAGGCTTTGCGCGGGGAGCTGGAAACCAGCCTGGACCAGGACATGCTCAAGGCGACCGTGGTCTCCGCTTCGGAAGAGCTTTTTTCGGGCATCGAAGTGGCCTTCTCCTATTTCAAATCCTCGGCCAAGGTGGAACAGATTGACTGGATTTTTCTTTCCGGCGGGGGCGCCTTGGTGCCGTTTCTGCCGGAGTTCATGCAGGCCAAGCTTTCGGTTCCCGTGGATATCGTCAATCCGCTGCGCAACATCGATTACGACCCGGACGAGTACCGGCAGCTGGAACTGGAGCGGATTGCCCCGCTTCTGACCGTGCCGATTGGACTGGCGGCCAGAAAGGTAAAGTGATATGATAGAGATAAATCTACTCCCTAAAGAGTTGCAGAAGCGGACCGGCGGCCTGTCGCTGCCGAAACCGGCGCTCTACATGCTGGCCGGGCTGGCCGGGCTGGCGGCGGTATTGGCCGGCCTGACGGTGATGCAGAAGATGCGCATCGCCAACATCCAGAAAAAAATCGCCGAGGCGAAAGTGCGCGAGGCAAAGATGCAGAAGGACATCCAGCTTGTGGACGCCCTGACCGAACTGAAGGGAAAGATTCTGGAGCGGATGGCCGCCATCGACGGCTTGGACCAGAACCGCTCGGCCTACGTGCGCTTTTTGGAGGATCTTTCCGGCCGGGTGCCGGAATACCTCTGGCTCTCGAATTTCCGGGAGGGAAGCGGCGGGGGCGCGGCCCGGCCGCAGGCGGGCAACCCGGCCCAGGCGGCCGCCGCAAGCGGAGCGAAAACCGTAATCGAAGGATTCTCCTATTCCCTGAACAGCCTGGCCACCTTCATGATTCAGATGAAGAAATCGCCGTTCATCAAGAACGTGGAGCTGTCGTTCGCCAAGGAGCAAAAGATGGAGAATTCCCGGCTGTACAATTTTCAGTTGACCTGTGATTTGACAATGGTACCGGAAGAAACCCCGACCGAGACGGAAGGGCAGCAGCCGATCCGTCTGGGGGACACCCAGCAGCCGTAGGAGGGCCGCCATGGACCTGAAGGATCCGAAAAATCAACGCTACATTCTGGTGGGCCTGGTGGCCTTTCTGGGGGTCTACTTCTGGTACACCCGGGTGTTTTCCGGATTTTCGTCCAACCTTTCGCGGACCCAGACCGAGTACGAACAGATACTTTCCAACTTGAAAAACGTGGAAATGAAGGCCAAAACGTCGGAGGCTTTGAAAAAGGAATACCAGGAATTGTTCAAGAAATACCAGGCCACCGAGCTGCTTTTGCCGGATGAAAAACAGGTGCCTGCGCTATTGTCCCAGCTGCACGTGGCGGGCATATCCAACCAGGTGGCGGTCTCCGAAATCGTTCCCAAGGGGACCTTCCCGCAGACCTTCTATGAGGCGGCGGAATTCGACCTGTCCGTCACCGGGAGTTTCCACGCCGTCGGTTCCTTCCTGGCTTCCATCGCCAACTTTCCCTTCATTGTGAACGTCGCCTCGCTGCAGATGTCTGGCAGCCAGCAGGCGGGGGGGGACGTCAAAAAAGAGACGGTCACGGTCAATTTAAAGCTGACCACCTATTACGTGAAGGAATCGGAAAAACTTCAACCCATTACCCTGGACTGATATGAAAAAACTTATCTGGATTCTTTTCGCCCTTTCAGCCGAACTGGCGCTCGCAGCCGGCCGGCTTTCAAGCGTTTCGGTTTCCGAAAACGGAACGGTGATGCTCACCACCGGCAATCCCAACGAGTTTAAGGCCTCCTGGAGCGGGCAGGATGGCCAGTACAAAATGATCATCGAACTGCCCGGAGTCACGGTGGACAAAACCGCCAAAGTTACAGGGAATCTTGCGGCCAACCGGGGTATCAAGAATGTCCGGTTTTCCCAGTTTAAAACCGAGCCGCCGGTGGCGCGGGTGATAATCGAAACCCCCGAACGGCTTTCTTACAGCTGGAGCACCAAGCCGGAGGGGGTGGAGCTTCATTTCATGCTCCCGTCGCCGGTCGTGACCACGGCGAAAACGGCTCCGGCCACCGGCTTTGCGGTTCCTTCCAGCGTTTTTTCCCAAAATGGAGCGGCCGAACCACAGGCGTCAACGGGTAAAAAACTGACGCCGCCGCCGGCCAGCACGGCCCGCCAAAGTAGCGAGACAGCAGTCGTCTCCAAAGAGCCAAAAACGGATGCCAAAATCTCGGCTTCAACTTTGCAAAGCCCGACGGCCAAGGCTCCCGCGACGGTAGTTGCCAGCAAGCCGACACCCGTGATTTCTGCCCCGGCTTCAAAGGCCGGAACTGCGCCGGTTTCGACCGGTACAAGCGGCGCCACCACCACAAAAACTTCCGATTCAGCAGCCAAGGCCGGGGCCGTCACGGCAACCAAGCCAACTACAGCAATGACCGGAAAGCAGACTGTAGCAAAGGATACCGGGAAATCAACCGCGGCCGCCGGACCGCCGTCCCCGCCGACTACACTTGGGTCGGGCAAACAAGAATTGACCGTTAAAGCCCCGGTTTCCGGGCCGCAAAAAGATAGCGCACCGACCAGCGCCATTTCCGTCCCGCAAGGGAAGACGGGAACAACGACAACTGCCAAGAGCACTCCTTCCGCCGGGACTCCTTTGTTTCCAACCAGCGGGGGGACGGGTGTCGTCGTTAAGCCGGCTTCTCCGACTCCCGGACAACCGTCTCAAGAAAAATCCAAGACGGTAACCGGCACTTCAACGGTCACTTCGCCAACTTCGGTGACCTCAACCCCTACGGTTGCGAAACCGGGAACGACGGGAACGCCGGCCGCTCCCACCATGACGGGCAAACCGGCAGGTCCTGCCCCGGCGACGGTTTCTGCTACCAAGCCGACGGATGCCGCCAAAACAACCGGAGCGACGGCAACCAAACCAACAAGCACGGTAACGCCTCCAGCCGGCCCGGCGGCCACCAAGCCGGCAGTCACCGGAGCCGCGATTGACACGATGAATCAGGCAAAGTTTCAAGAGCAGTTGAAAAAGGCTTTGGGCAAACTGGAAACGCCCGCTCAACCAACCGAAACAAAACCGGCGGAAACCGGCGCGAAAAGTGCGGCGCCGGTCGAAAAACCGGGGCAAACGAGTTTTCAAGAGCAGCTGAAGCAGGCTTTGGATCCGGCCAAAAGTCTGGCCGATACCGGCGAAGTGGCGGATCTGGATGATATCGACACCGATTTACCGGCCACGGATGAAGAAGAGGAAGAGCCCTACGACACGAGCTTCGCTTTTCCCGGGGGAACGTTTATGCAGGTTTCCCCCTCCCGCAAAGTTATACGCTACCATTCCGAAGGGCGCCGGGATCCGTTTTCCCCGTTGACCGGGCGGGATCGCTACGCCTCCGGCAAAAAACGCCGGGCCGTTCCGGCGGCCGAGCAATTGCGGCTGGTCGGTATCATGCGCTCGCTGGGGGGGAACAAGGCGCTTTTGGAGGATGGTGAGGGGAACGGGTACATCTTGGCTCCCGGCGACCGGGTGCGGAACGGGTATTTGGTATCCGTTTCGGAAAACAAGGTTTTGTTTCAGGTCACGGAATACGGCTGGACCAAAACCGTGGCGATGGAGTTGGGAACCCTTGAATAGAAAAAAAGAGAGGTGGCTGATGAATACGCGCGTAGTCTTGCATAAAGGAATACTGGTTTTGGGAGCTTTTCTTTTGCTCCTGCTTTCCGCCGGACCGGCTCGAACGCAGGTGGAGGACCAGAAAATGCGTTCGCTGGTTTTCCAGAACGCCGATGCCCGCTCGGTTTTTTCCATGCTGGCGGACCGGGGGAAAACCAATATCGTGGTGAGCCCGTTGGTGACCGGACAGGTGACCATTTCGCTTACCGACGTGACCTGGAGCCAGGCGTTGGACATTATCACCAAGACCTATTCTTGGATGGCTGTAGAAGAGCGGAACTACATTCGCATTGTTCCGGCCCAGCAATATCTGGCCGAGCAGGCAGAAAATGCGAAGCGGATTGCCGAGCATAAGCTTTTGACCCCTTTGGAGGTCCGCATTATTCCGGTTTTCAATGCCTCGGCTACCGATATGCAGAAGGCGGTCAAGTCGATGCTTTCCGAGCGGGGAAAGGTGGAAATCGACCAGCGCACCAATTCGCTCATCGTCAGCGAGCTCCCCAAAAACATAGACAAGGTGGAGGAATTCGTCAAAAAGCTGGATTTGGAGACCAAACAGATTAAAATCTCCACCCAGTTGATAGAAATCGAAAACCGCCATCTATTTGAACTGGGTATCAATTGGGCCGCCTCCTATCGCGATCTTTCGGTGGGCGCCGACCTGGACTCGGCCCAAATCAGTCAAAATGCCAACCAAACCTCTTCCCCCGTGGCGGATGTTTTGTTAAGGACCTCCAGCGTGAACTGGCCGGATGTGCAGGCCCGCATCACGGCGTTGGCGACGGACGGGAAAATAAAAATCGTTTCCCATCCCGAAATCACCACCGTGGACAACAAGGAAGCCACGGTCCAGGTGGGGCAGAAAATACCCATCAAGCAATTTGACGCCTCCGGCAACACGGTCATCACTTTCTATGACGTGGGGACCGTGTTGAAAGTCATCCCGCATGTGACGGAGGCGAACAAGATTCTGCTGCAGCTGCGGCCGGAGAAAAGCTCCTATCAGTTTGACCCGAACGGGGTCATCATCAACACCTCCAATGCGGTCACCAACGTGGTGGTGGAAAATGGACAGACGGCGGTTATCGGCGGACTGACCACCAAAGACGAGCGCAAGACCACCACGGGCATTCCGTTTTTGAAGGATATTCCGCTACTCGGCTATTTGTTCCGCTACACCCGGAAGGAAACGGTGGACAAGGATCTGGTCATTTTCGTGACCCCGACCATTGTGGATCCGCAGGACATGCAGGCCAAGCCGACCGGGATGCTGCCGGATGCCTCTGAGAAAAGAAACTAACTTATCATCCAGCTGCCTCAAGGCCCCGCGCGAGCGGGGCTTTTTTTTGGGAGATGTGCAGCCTGTTCGGCTCCGCTCCGGGTCAATTTATGGCGGTTTAAGCCGATACAATAAGTGTAGGATTTTTTGGAAAAAAACGATAAGACCGAGGCGCTTTTCCGTTCACCTGTGAGGATAAAATGACCTTAAAGCAGATGTTGACCGAACTTCTGAGCCGCAAAGGATCGGATCTGCACATCCGGGTCGGCATCCGGCCGACTATCCGAGTGGACGGGCGGCTTCTCCCGCTGGAGAGCGAACCAGTTAACCAGGAGGCGGTCGATCAGATGATTGAGCAAATCCTGACCGAAAAGCAGAAGGAAAAGTTTAACGCCAAGCATGAAATGGATTTGGCGTTGACCGTCGCCAAAATGGGGCGCTTCCGCATCAACATTTACCGGCAGCGCTCGACCTCCGGCATCGCCCTTCGTGTGGTAAACGCCGTAATTCCATCCTTTGAAGAGCTGAATCTACCGGAGACCATAAAGAAGCTGTGCAATAGCCGGCGGGGAATCATACTGGTCACCGGCACCACGGGTTCTGGAAAATCCACCTCGTTGGCGGCCATGATTGAAGAAATCAACGCCACCCGCAGCGAAAATATTCTGACCATCGAAGACCCTATCGAATACATCTACCGGGACAAAAAATCAATCATCTCCCAGCGCGAGGTGGGGGGGGATACGGAGAGTTTTGCCTCCGCTCTGAAGCACGCATTCCGTCAGGACCCGGACGTGATTTTAATCGGAGAAATTCGTGACATCGACACCATGTCAATTGCCTTGACAGCGGCCGACACCGGGCATTTGGTTTTGACCACCCTTCACACAATGAACGCCATCGAAACGATTTCGCGCATCATCTCCTTTTTCCCGCCCCATCAGCACCAACAAATCCGGTTGCTCTTGGCTGGCACGCTGAAGGCGGTCATTTCGCAGCGTCTCCTGCCCCGCTCCGACGGGCCGGGCCGGGTGCCGGCGATTGAGATTTTAATCAACACGGGCTCCGTGCGGGAGGCGATTATTGACCCGACCAAAAGCACCACAATCATGGAGTTAATTCAATCCGGCGGGGTGCAGTACGGCATGCAGAGCTTCGACCAGTCGATCATGAAGCTGTACCGGGCCGGCGTCATTTCCTATGAGGAAGCGCTTGCCCAGGCCTCCAATCCGGACGATTTCGATTTGCGGCTCCGCGGCATCACCGGCGCCGCCGAGCGGGGCTGGGAGCAGTTCACCGAACCGACAGCCGGTTGAAACATTGGCAGTGGTTGAGAGGGGGAAGGCGGGCAAAACCCCGCCTTTTTGCTTTCTTGTTAAGGTTTTGAGAAAAGAGGATTAGGTACAGGGAAGGGGCTGATTTAGAAAAACGGCAAGTAGCAGCGCCACCACGTCTGCTCCGGTAACCTTCCCATTACAATTAACATCCGTTAATTCCGGGCGGCAGGTACCGATATTCATAAGA
This genomic window from Verrucomicrobiia bacterium contains:
- the pilO gene encoding type 4a pilus biogenesis protein PilO; this encodes MDLKDPKNQRYILVGLVAFLGVYFWYTRVFSGFSSNLSRTQTEYEQILSNLKNVEMKAKTSEALKKEYQELFKKYQATELLLPDEKQVPALLSQLHVAGISNQVAVSEIVPKGTFPQTFYEAAEFDLSVTGSFHAVGSFLASIANFPFIVNVASLQMSGSQQAGGDVKKETVTVNLKLTTYYVKESEKLQPITLD
- a CDS encoding secretin N-terminal domain-containing protein; this translates as MNTRVVLHKGILVLGAFLLLLLSAGPARTQVEDQKMRSLVFQNADARSVFSMLADRGKTNIVVSPLVTGQVTISLTDVTWSQALDIITKTYSWMAVEERNYIRIVPAQQYLAEQAENAKRIAEHKLLTPLEVRIIPVFNASATDMQKAVKSMLSERGKVEIDQRTNSLIVSELPKNIDKVEEFVKKLDLETKQIKISTQLIEIENRHLFELGINWAASYRDLSVGADLDSAQISQNANQTSSPVADVLLRTSSVNWPDVQARITALATDGKIKIVSHPEITTVDNKEATVQVGQKIPIKQFDASGNTVITFYDVGTVLKVIPHVTEANKILLQLRPEKSSYQFDPNGVIINTSNAVTNVVVENGQTAVIGGLTTKDERKTTTGIPFLKDIPLLGYLFRYTRKETVDKDLVIFVTPTIVDPQDMQAKPTGMLPDASEKRN
- a CDS encoding type IV pilus twitching motility protein PilT, which codes for MTLKQMLTELLSRKGSDLHIRVGIRPTIRVDGRLLPLESEPVNQEAVDQMIEQILTEKQKEKFNAKHEMDLALTVAKMGRFRINIYRQRSTSGIALRVVNAVIPSFEELNLPETIKKLCNSRRGIILVTGTTGSGKSTSLAAMIEEINATRSENILTIEDPIEYIYRDKKSIISQREVGGDTESFASALKHAFRQDPDVILIGEIRDIDTMSIALTAADTGHLVLTTLHTMNAIETISRIISFFPPHQHQQIRLLLAGTLKAVISQRLLPRSDGPGRVPAIEILINTGSVREAIIDPTKSTTIMELIQSGGVQYGMQSFDQSIMKLYRAGVISYEEALAQASNPDDFDLRLRGITGAAERGWEQFTEPTAG
- a CDS encoding PilN domain-containing protein; translation: MIEINLLPKELQKRTGGLSLPKPALYMLAGLAGLAAVLAGLTVMQKMRIANIQKKIAEAKVREAKMQKDIQLVDALTELKGKILERMAAIDGLDQNRSAYVRFLEDLSGRVPEYLWLSNFREGSGGGAARPQAGNPAQAAAASGAKTVIEGFSYSLNSLATFMIQMKKSPFIKNVELSFAKEQKMENSRLYNFQLTCDLTMVPEETPTETEGQQPIRLGDTQQP
- the pilM gene encoding type IV pilus assembly protein PilM, whose product is MNILRKPKITTGLDIGASSIKLVQLEKKTDGYILRGLGIKEVPAEALVADEIKDRDTLIFNIQSLVDQVNPKTKDVVISISGHGVITDKISIDKKTGSEAEQAILFEAEQRAPFDVEDVTMDYHIISTNEETSKMDVLLVAARQEFLKNYLDLLNDTGLRPVVIDTDAFAVLNAYEINYDIDPNRVLALVNIGFDTTNVIFVKDKLYHSTRDVGAGTRLIYDTIQKEFRLNHELATKALRGELETSLDQDMLKATVVSASEELFSGIEVAFSYFKSSAKVEQIDWIFLSGGGALVPFLPEFMQAKLSVPVDIVNPLRNIDYDPDEYRQLELERIAPLLTVPIGLAARKVK
- a CDS encoding GspH/FimT family pseudopilin, translating into MKILKEQAGVTMMELVIVAVVIGLMSALAVPSFLNYSSKMEAKSTARNIVSTLRQARSKAISERVKYGVFFDVGNRRYTYFKEKSGNEQYDSGTDSLISQVTLDRDVNYGGNTFTNTTVVFKTDGSASSSGDMQIVPAAGGFTYNINVLASTGRIKLTD